A DNA window from Pungitius pungitius chromosome 1, fPunPun2.1, whole genome shotgun sequence contains the following coding sequences:
- the LOC119223061 gene encoding astrocytic phosphoprotein PEA-15: MAEYSSLLSDLSDNITNEDLEQLKSACKEDIPEDQSNNITSSKEWFSYLEKNDKLAQDNLSYIEHIFEISRRPDLLTRVIEYRTIVLKISEDDEIDTKLTRIPSAKKYKDIIRQPSEDEIIKLAPPPKKV, from the exons ATGGCGGAGTACAGCTCTCTGCTCAGCGACCTGTCCGACAACATCACCAACGAAGACCTGGAGCAGCTGAAGTCGGCCTGCAAGGAGGACATCCCCGAGGACCAGAGCAACAACATCACCTCGTCCAAGGAGTGGTTCAGCTACCTGGAGAAGAACGACAAGCTGGCCCAAG ATAACCTGTCGTACATCGAGCACATCTTTGAGATTTCGCGGCGGCCGGACCTGCTGACGAGGGTGATCGAGTACCGCACCATCGTGCTCAAGATCTCCGAGGACGACGAGATCGACACCAAGCTGACGCGCATCCCCTCGGCCAAGAAGTACAAAG ACATCATCCGCCAACCTTCCGAAGATGAGATCATCAAGTTGGCTCCTCCCCCTAAAAAGGTGTGA